The proteins below come from a single Triticum aestivum cultivar Chinese Spring chromosome 5D, IWGSC CS RefSeq v2.1, whole genome shotgun sequence genomic window:
- the LOC123121934 gene encoding protein EMSY-LIKE 3 has product MNPMGYRPYDSSGTDDDLPSSQNRGLRGRSFSGNGRASAGPFPYARPHNDLESQVHLVEQEAYTGVLRAFKVQSDALSWEKESLISELRKELRVSDEEHRELLNKVNEDGAIRGMRELRQGGGTPSGLHRGSRVLHDGEPGPTAKRQRPSHLMPSHSSGLQSPVMSSHSVPSSSKWGPSSASRGKRAKSTTPLALPSMDPTSLISRKVFTRWPDDNNFYEATITRYNPATGEHALVYDMGKTTESWESVRLCDMRPEDIRWERDDQGISNRDGWGPSGPLLNRNQSNNGRGRLSQNEHPNKYGPPQNGINRNIGEIDVPNTQSVVIEVERVLSNPNMHEIEKAKKLLTDQEQSLLDAIASLDDASDSESEDKAMEARMGSGGDHTGRNGIAC; this is encoded by the exons ATGAATCCCATGGGGTACCGCCCCTATGATAGCAGCG GGACGGACGATGATCTCCCCTCGTCACAAAATAGAGGACTAAGAGGACGATCTTTCAGTGGGAATGGGAGAGCATCAGCTGGACCGTTTCCTTATGCAAGGCCACACAATGATTTGGAGAGCCAAGTACATCTGGTTGAGCAAGAGGCGTACACTGGTGTTCTTAGGGCATTCAAAGTTCAATCTGATGCATTGTCTTGG GAAAAAGAAAGTCTGATTTCTGAACTCAGGAAGGAACTGAGAGTTTCTGATGAGGAACACAGGGAGCTATTAAACAAGGTTAATGAAGATGGGGCCATCCGTGGAATGAG GGAGCTGAGACAGGGAGGTGGGACCCCGAGTGGGCTGCATCGTGGCAGCAGAGTTCTTCATGATGGAGAACCTGGGCCAACTGCTAAAAGGCAACGACCATCCCATTTAATGCCTTCGCATTCTTCAGGCCTCCAGTCCCCTGTTATGTCTTCACATTCTGTCCCGTCTTCGTCAAAGTGGGGACCATCTTCAGCATCAAGGGGGAAAAGAGCAAAGTCG ACTACGCCACTGGCATTACCATCCATGGATCCGACCTCATTGATTAGCCGGAAAGTTTTTACAAGATGGCCAGATGATAACAACTTCTATGAGGCTACTATAACCCGTTACAATCCTGCTACG GGCGAACATGCTCTTGTCTATGACATGGGCAAAACAACTGAGTCATGGGAGTCTGTCAGGCTTTGTGAT ATGAGACCTGAAGATATAAGATGGGAACGTGATGATCAAGGGATCTCAAATCGAGATGGGTGGGGCCCTTCTGGTCCATTGTTGAACAGGAACCAAAGCAACAATGGTAGAGGGAGACTATCTCAGAATGAGCATCCAAATAAATATGGTCCACCTCAAAATGGCATCAACAGGAATATTGGTGAAATTGACGTGCCTAACACTCAGAGTGTCGTGATTGAG GTGGAGAGGGTATTGTCAAATCCAAATATGCATGAAATTGAAAAGGCAAAGAAACTGCTAACA GACCAGGAGCAGTCATTACTTGATGCAATTGCCAGTCTTGACGATGCATCAGATAGCGAAAGTG AGGATAAGGCCATGGAAGCCCGAATGGGTTCTGGTGGTGATCACACGGGTAGGAACGGCATTGCCTGTTAG